The Halococcus saccharolyticus DSM 5350 genome window below encodes:
- a CDS encoding GNAT family N-acetyltransferase has product MPGPAFLDGDHITLRTIEEEDLEFLQRIINDPEVWRSLGAVTPANAEQEREWFEGMTESDDISLLICDDEEPVGTIGLNDINETWGHAEVGYWVTPDAWGEGYATAATELLVGYAFDQRRLNKLVANAFDFNAGSRRVLEKVGFVEEGVRREEAFVNGEFVDIHRYGLLAREWRADD; this is encoded by the coding sequence ATGCCCGGACCCGCATTCCTCGACGGCGATCACATCACACTTCGGACAATCGAAGAGGAGGACCTCGAATTCCTCCAGCGCATCATCAACGATCCCGAGGTCTGGCGCTCGCTCGGCGCGGTGACACCGGCGAACGCCGAACAGGAGCGCGAGTGGTTCGAGGGGATGACCGAGAGCGACGACATCTCGCTGCTCATCTGCGACGACGAGGAACCGGTCGGGACCATCGGTCTCAACGACATCAACGAGACCTGGGGCCACGCCGAGGTGGGCTACTGGGTGACGCCCGACGCGTGGGGCGAGGGCTACGCGACCGCGGCCACCGAACTTCTCGTCGGCTACGCGTTCGACCAGCGCCGGCTCAACAAGCTCGTCGCCAACGCCTTCGACTTCAACGCGGGTTCGCGACGCGTCCTTGAAAAGGTCGGATTCGTCGAAGAGGGCGTCCGCCGGGAGGAAGCGTTCGTGAACGGTGAGTTCGTCGACATTCACCGATACGGGCTGTTGGCCCGCGAATGGCGAGCGGACGATTGA
- the nadE gene encoding NAD(+) synthase, with the protein YGDGAADLRPLAGLYKTEIRALAAAVDVPPRIIEKPATADLWVGQTDETDLGAPYGLLDIILHKLVDENLSIAGTADELGISTETVAEYAEMHVATRHKRHQPSTPAFDRPVGGESFHELETRLG; encoded by the coding sequence AGTACGGCGATGGAGCTGCCGATCTCCGACCGCTCGCCGGTCTGTACAAAACCGAAATCCGGGCGCTCGCCGCGGCCGTCGACGTTCCGCCACGGATCATCGAGAAACCCGCGACGGCCGACCTCTGGGTCGGTCAGACCGACGAGACCGATCTCGGTGCACCCTACGGACTGCTCGACATCATCCTCCACAAACTCGTCGACGAGAACCTGAGCATTGCGGGGACCGCGGACGAGTTGGGTATCAGCACCGAAACCGTCGCCGAATACGCCGAGATGCACGTCGCGACACGGCACAAGCGCCACCAGCCGTCCACACCGGCGTTCGATCGGCCGGTGGGCGGCGAGTCGTTTCACGAGTTAGAGACGCGACTGGGCTGA